A window of the Drosophila ananassae strain 14024-0371.13 unplaced genomic scaffold, ASM1763931v2 tig00000205, whole genome shotgun sequence genome harbors these coding sequences:
- the LOC116655987 gene encoding histone H2B has translation MPPKTSGKAAKKAGKAQKNITKNDKKKKRKRKESYAIYIYKVLKQVHPDTGISSKAMSIMNSFVNDIFERIAAEASRLAHYNKRSTITSREIQTAVRLLLPGELAKHAVSEGTKAVTKYTSSK, from the coding sequence ATGCCGCCGAAAACCAGTGGAAAGGCAGCCAAGAAGGCTGGCAAAGCTCAGAAAAATATAACCAAGAAtgataagaagaagaagcgcaAGAGGAAGGAAAGCTATGCTATTTACATCTACAAGGTTCTGAAGCAGGTTCACCCTGACACTGGAATTTCGTCTAAAGCTATGAGTATAATGAACAGCTTCGTAAACGATATCTTTGAGCGTATTGCTGCTGAGGCTTCGCGTCTGGCTCATTACAACAAGCGCTCGACCATCACCAGTCGGGAAATCCAAACGGCTGTTCGTCTTCTCCTGCCTGGAGAGTTGGCCAAGCATGCCGTTAGTGAAGGAACCAAGGCTGTCACTAAGTATACAAGCTCCAAGTAG
- the LOC123258353 gene encoding histone H1-like, with protein MSDSAVATSASPVAAPPAPVEKKVTAKKATGSAATKAKKTTAPPSHPPTQQMVDASIKNLKERGGSSLLAIKKYITATYKCDAQKLAPFIKKYLKSAVANGKLIQTKGKGASGSFKLSASAKKEPKPKPSSVEKKTKTKKVSTKKTGATTKKAAGAADKKPKTKKAVATKKTAEKKKTEKAKAKDAKKSGNVKAKAVASKVKPSSAKPKAAKAPKAKPAASAKPKKTVKKAAAPATAKKPKAKTTAAKK; from the coding sequence CTGCACCGGTTGAGAAGAAAGTAACAGCCAAAAAGGCAACGGGCTCCGCTGCCACAAAGGCGAAGAAGACCACTGCACCACCATCGCATCCGCCAACTCAACAAATGGTAGACGCTTCAATAAAGAATTTGAAGGAGCGTGGGGGCTCGTCCCTCCTAGCAATCAAGAAGTACATTACTGCCACGTACAAATGCGATGCTCAGAAGCTGGCTCCTTTCATCAAGAAGTACCTGAAGTCTGCCGTTGCCAACGGTAAGCTGATCCAGACGAAGGGAAAGGGTGCTTCTGGTTCGTTTAAACTGTCAGCTTCTGCCAAGAAGGAGCCCAAGCCAAAGCCTTCTTCTGTtgagaaaaaaactaaaaccaagAAGGTATCCACCAAGAAGACCGGAGCCACCACTAAAAAGGCCGCCGGAGCTGCCGACAAGAAgcccaaaactaaaaaagccGTGGCTACTAAGAAGACcgctgaaaagaaaaagaccGAGAAGGCCAAGGCAAAGGACGCTAAGAAATCTGGTAACGTTAAGGCAAAAGCAGTAGCATCAAAGGTGAAGCCATCATCAGCCAAACCAAAGGCAGCTAAAGCCCCAAAGGCTAAACCAGCTGCATCTGCTAAGCCCAAAAAGACTGTGAAGAAAGCCGCTGCTCCTGCTACCGCAAAGAAGCCAAAAGCTAAGACCacggcagcaaaaaaataa
- the LOC123258355 gene encoding histone H1-like, which produces MSDSAVATSASPVAAPPAPVEKKVTAKKATGSAATKAKKTTAPPSHPPTQQMVDASIKNLKERGGSSLLAIKKYITATYKCDAQKLAPFIKKYLKSAVANGKLIQTKGKGASGSFKLSASAKKEPKPKPSSVEKKTKTKKVSTKKTGATTKKAAGAADKKPKTKKAVATKKTAEKKKTEKAKAKDAKKSGNVKAKAVASKVKPSSAKPKAAKAPKAKPAASAKPKKTVKKAAAPATAKKPKAKTTAAKK; this is translated from the coding sequence atgtccgATTCAGCAGTAGCTACATCCGCGTCTCCTGTGGCAGCTCCACCTGCACCGGTTGAGAAGAAAGTAACAGCCAAAAAGGCAACGGGCTCCGCTGCCACAAAGGCGAAGAAGACCACTGCACCACCATCGCATCCGCCAACTCAACAAATGGTAGACGCTTCAATAAAGAATTTGAAGGAGCGTGGGGGCTCGTCCCTCCTAGCAATCAAGAAGTACATTACTGCCACGTACAAATGCGATGCTCAGAAGCTGGCTCCTTTCATCAAGAAGTACCTGAAGTCTGCCGTTGCCAACGGTAAGCTGATCCAGACGAAGGGAAAGGGTGCTTCTGGTTCGTTTAAACTGTCAGCTTCTGCCAAGAAGGAGCCCAAGCCAAAGCCTTCTTCTGTtgagaaaaaaactaaaaccaagAAGGTATCCACCAAGAAGACCGGAGCCACCACTAAAAAGGCCGCCGGAGCTGCCGACAAGAAgcccaaaactaaaaaagccGTGGCTACTAAGAAGACcgctgaaaagaaaaagaccGAGAAGGCCAAGGCAAAGGACGCTAAGAAATCTGGTAACGTTAAGGCAAAAGCAGTAGCATCAAAGGTGAAGCCATCATCAGCCAAACCAAAGGCAGCTAAAGCCCCAAAGGCTAAACCAGCTGCATCTGCTAAGCCCAAAAAGACTGTGAAGAAAGCCGCTGCTCCTGCTACCGCAAAGAAGCCAAAAGCTAAGACCacggcagcaaaaaaataa
- the LOC123258342 gene encoding uncharacterized protein LOC123258342, with protein MTGRGKGGKGLGKGGAKRHRKVLRDNIQGITKPAIRRLARRGGVKRISGLIYEETRGVLKVFLENVIRDAVTYTEHAKRKTVTAMDVVYALKRQGRTLYGFGGYGKAAKKAGKAQKNITKNDKKKKRKRKESYAIYIYKVLKQVHPDTGISSKAMSIMNSFVNDIFERIAAEASRLAHYNKRSTITSREIQTAVRLLLPGELAKHAKMTGRGKGGKGLGKGGAKRHRKVLRDNIQGITKPAIRRLARRGGVKRISGLIYEETRGVLKVFLENVIRDAVTYTEHAKRKTVTAMDVVYALKRQGRTLYGFGG; from the exons ATGACTGGTCGTGGTAAAGGTGGCAAGGGCTTGGGAAAAGGTGGCGCCAAGCGTCATCGCAAAGTCTTGCGTGATAACATCCAGGGTATTACAAAGCCAGCTATTCGCCGTTTGGCTCGTCGTGGCGGTGTGAAGCGCATCTCTGGTCTTATCTACGAGGAAACTCGTGGAGTCCTGAAAGTGTTCTTGGAGAACGTTATTCGTGACGCCGTCACCTACACCGAACACGCCAAAAGGAAGACAGTGACGGCCATGGATGTTGTTTATGCTCTGAAGAGACAGGGACGCACTCTATACGGCTTCGGcggtta TGGAAAGGCAGCCAAGAAGGCTGGCAAAGCTCAGAAAAATATAACCAAGAAtgataagaagaagaagcgcaAGAGGAAGGAAAGCTATGCTATTTACATCTACAAGGTTCTGAAGCAGGTTCACCCTGACACTGGAATTTCGTCTAAAGCTATGAGTATAATGAACAGCTTCGTAAACGATATCTTTGAGCGTATTGCTGCTGAGGCTTCGCGTCTGGCTCATTACAACAAGCGCTCGACCATCACCAGTCGGGAAATCCAAACGGCTGTTCGTCTTCTCCTGCCTGGAGAGTTGGCCAAGCATGCC AAAATGACTGGTCGTGGTAAAGGTGGCAAGGGCTTGGGAAAAGGTGGCGCCAAGCGTCATCGCAAAGTCTTGCGTGATAACATCCAGGGTATTACAAAGCCAGCTATTCGCCGTTTGGCTCGTCGTGGCGGTGTGAAGCGCATCTCTGGTCTTATCTACGAGGAAACTCGTGGAGTCCTGAAAGTGTTCTTGGAGAACGTTATTCGTGACGCCGTCACCTACACCGAACACGCCAAAAGGAAGACAGTGACGGCCATGGATGTTGTTTATGCTCTGAAGAGACAGGGACGCACTCTATACGGCTTCGGcggttaa
- the LOC6498689 gene encoding histone H2A has protein sequence MSGRGKGGKVKGKAKSRSNRAGLQFPVGRIHRLLRKGNYAERVGAGAPVYLAAVMEYLAAEVLELAGNAARDNKKTRIIPRHLQLAIRNDEELNKLLSGVTIAQGGVLPNIQAVLLPKKTEKKA, from the coding sequence atgtctggTCGTGGCAAGGGTGGAAAAGTGAAGGGAAAGGCAAAGTCCCGATCGAATCGTGCTGGTCTTCAGTTCCCCGTCGGACGTATTCACCGTCTGCTCCGCAAAGGCAACTATGCTGAACGCGTTGGTGCCGGCGCTCCTGTTTACCTGGCTGCCGTTATGGAATACCTGGCAGCTGAAGTTCTCGAGTTAGCTGGCAATGCTGCCCGTGATAACAAGAAGACTAGGATTATTCCCCGTCATCTCCAGTTGGCTATTCGCAATGACGAGGAGTTGAACAAGCTGCTCTCTGGTGTCACCATAGCTCAGGGTGGCGTGTTGCCCAACATCCAGGCTGTGCTTTTGCCCAAGAAGACCGAGAAGAAGGCCTAA
- the LOC123258363 gene encoding histone H3, translating into MARTKQTARKSTGGKAPRKQLATKAARKSAPATGGVKKPHRYRPGTVALREIRRYQKSTELLIRKLPFQRLVREIAQDFKTDLRFQSSAVMALQEASEAYLVGLFEDTNLCAIHAKRVTIMPKDIQLARRIRGERA; encoded by the coding sequence ATGGCTCGTACAAAGCAGACTGCTCGTAAATCGACTGGTGGCAAGGCGCCACGCAAACAACTGGCTACAAAGGCCGCACGGAAGAGTGCTCCAGCCACCGGAGGAGTAAAGAAGCCCCATCGCTATCGTCCCGGAACTGTGGCTCTCCGTGAAATCCGTCGCTACCAGAAGAGTACCGAGTTGTTGATCCGCAAGCTGCCATTCCAGCGGTTGGTGCGTGAAATAGCTCAGGACTTCAAGACAGATTTGCGCTTCCAGAGCTCGGCTGTGATGGCTTTGCAGGAAGCTAGCGAAGCCTATCTGGTTGGTCTGTTTGAAGATACCAATTTGTGCGCCATTCATGCCAAGCGCGTTACTATTATGCCCAAAGACATCCAGCTGGCTCGTCGTATCCGTGGAGAGCGCgcttaa